Part of the Eshraghiella crossota genome is shown below.
TATGCAGATATAAAATGCAATGATGCTGCTAATGGTCCGGGAGTGAGAATTTCTCTTTTTGTAAGCGGATGCACCCACCATTGCAAAGGTTGTTTTAATGAGGTTACATGGGATTTCAATTACGGAAATCCCTTTACCCAAAAAGAAATTGATATGATAATAAAAGACCTTGAGCCACCTTATATTTCCGGTCTTACAATTCTTGGCGGTGAGCCGATGGAGCCTGCCAACCAGCCCGGAATTCTTCCTCTTATCCGCAAGGTAAGGGAAGTTTACGGTTCAGGCAAAACAATATGGATATACAGCGGTTATCTTTTTGACAGGGATATACTTGGCCGCATGGTTAATGAAATTCCGGAAACAAAGGAGATTCTTTCTGGCATTGATGTTCTTATGGATGGTCCTTACGTTGAAGAATTAAAAGATTTATCCGCATATTTCCGTGGTTCAAGCAACCAGAGGGCTATTGATGTTCCCGCCACCCTTCAAAACGGCGGTGATATTGTTATCTGGGAACCTGTCAAACCACAGTATAACTACCCTTCTAAATAGTTACACATATTACGGAGGAAAGGAACATGACAACAATTAATGTAAAGAAAATTAACGATAAAGCTATTCTGCCTACTTACGGTTCGGAATATGCTGCCGGAGCGGACTTATATGCATGTCTTGACGAACCGCTTACCATTAAGCCTCATGAAACCGTCATGGTACACACAGGTCTTGCAATGGAAATCCCCGCAGGTTATGCCGGTCTTATATATCCGCGAAGCGGTCTTGCTTCAAAAAGAGGTCTTGCCCCTGCTAATAAAGTT
Proteins encoded:
- the nrdG gene encoding anaerobic ribonucleoside-triphosphate reductase activating protein; translation: MNYADIKCNDAANGPGVRISLFVSGCTHHCKGCFNEVTWDFNYGNPFTQKEIDMIIKDLEPPYISGLTILGGEPMEPANQPGILPLIRKVREVYGSGKTIWIYSGYLFDRDILGRMVNEIPETKEILSGIDVLMDGPYVEELKDLSAYFRGSSNQRAIDVPATLQNGGDIVIWEPVKPQYNYPSK
- the dut gene encoding dUTP diphosphatase encodes the protein MTTINVKKINDKAILPTYGSEYAAGADLYACLDEPLTIKPHETVMVHTGLAMEIPAGYAGLIYPRSGLASKRGLAPANKVGVVDPDYRGEFMIALHNHSDLEQTIEPAERVAQLVITPFITADFNLTDSLSETVRGEGGFGSTGTK